The stretch of DNA GACCTGATTTTGGTTTGTAGGATCGTGGAGAAGGAAATGGGAAGTTCCGTGGAGATCCCGGTTGGGAATGTGAAGTTTGGAGCTCCCGTGCCGGGGAGTGCCGGGCTCATCAGCATTGGGGTGATTTTTTATGGAGACCAGGCGTTTGAGGCTCCATCCTTTGCATGGGAAGGTGTTTTGGAACTGTCGCCGGATTTTGTCCATCCCGTTTTAAAAAAGCCGTTGAAAGCGCTTTTGGCTCAGGCATAATGCTCATATGAATTCAAGGCAAAAGGCACTTCGACTCGAGGCGTTGGAGCTCATTTCAAGAATGGGAGAGGGGTCCAGTGGGCGGATGCTTTCGTCCATTGATCTTATTGAAGGGCTTTATTTTGGAGAAGAAAATGGTCGACAGATTTTTAAACATGACCCCCGTTTGCCCCAGTGGGAAGAGCGAGATTATTTTGTACTCTCAAAAATTGAAGCTTTGCCGGGACTCCACGCGGTTTTGAAAAAAGCGGGATATTCTTTGCCGGAGGTGTTGCCCTTTTTCCCAAATCGTAAGGTCCCGGGAGTGGAAGTGACCACAGAGCAACACGGGTATGGACTTTGTATGGCGGTGGGGATGGCGCAGGCGATTCAAATTGGGCGACTCAATCAACATGTTTTTTGTTTGGTTGGAGATTATGAATTGGATCATGGCTCTGCTTGGGAGGCGATTATGGTTGCGGCGGAGCGAAAGCTGGATCGCTTGTGTTTGATTTTGGATGAGAACAGTCCCAATGACATTTTGTGGCAAGAACGCTTTGAATCTTTTGGGTGGAAAGTGATTAAACTGCGGGATGCCCACGATCACGATGAAATTGTGTATGGAATCATGAAGGCTCGCCTCACGCTGCGAAAACCCACTTGTATCTGGGCACCCACCAAGAAATCGGCCGGAGTCCCTTTTGCGGAGCGAAAAGTTGAATATGATGACGCTGTTTTTTCGGAAATGGAACTGCAGGAAATCCGTACCCATCTTCTCTGACCCCTTTTTATGCTGCTAGACATCAAACTCACTCAACTCGGCCTCAAGATAAAAAATCTGGTGATTCTGGACCTCAGTTTTCCCACCGGAAAATTCCCGGAATTCAAAAAAGCCTATGAGTCTCGATTCATTCATTTGCCCGGTCGCACGGAGTTGGCCCTCCCTTTTGCAGGAGGACTTTCCGCTTTTGGGAAAATTGTACTTATTTATGGGATGGATAGTGACGACTGTGAATTGCCGGATCGCACGCTCAATGTGAAGTTGGTGGAGGAGGGGCCCGAAGGCAAATGGGATATCCTTGAAGAAGAGCTCAAAGTTTTTGGCCCTGCGGTTTTGTTGATTCCTGAGGAAGATTAAAGTAATTTGTAGGCACTCGGCCACAACCCTCCAACGACATGGCTAACGCAAAAAATCTCCGCGTCTTCTCCGGCTCTTCCAATCCCGCATTGGCGATGGCCATTGCCAAGGCATTGAAACTGCCGCTTTCTAAGATGCAAATCACTCGGTTTGCCTGCAACGAAATTTACGCGAAACCGGAGGAAACGGTACGAGGCATGGATGTGTTTTTGGTGCAAACTTGTACGGATAATGTGAATGAAGATTACATGGAACTTTTCATCATGATTGATGCGCTCAAGCGTTCTTTTGCCAAGACGGTGCACCTTGTGATTCCCCATTTTGGATATGCGAGGCAAGACCGCGTGGCTTCACCACGAGAACCGATTTCGGCCAAACTCATGGCCAGTCTCATTGCGGCCGCTGGGGCGGATCATGTGATTTCCATTCACTTTCATAGCGATCAAACGCAGGGATTTTTCCCTTTCCCAATGGACAACTTGAAGACCAAACGCTTATTTGCGGATTATTTGAAGAAGAAAAAACTCAAAAATGCGGTGATTGTGGCTCCGGATGCCGGTGCGGCCAAGGAAGCCGGGCGGCTCGCCAGCTTTTTGGACATGCCTTTGGCGGTGCTCACCAAAGAGCGACCCAAGTTCAATGTTGCGGAGGTCACCTCGGTGGTGGGGGATGTGGAAGGGAAAACTTGTATTTTGTTGGACGACATGGTCGACACGGCCGGATCGGTTTGTGCCGCTCACCAAGCTTTGCTCAAGAGTGGGGCCAAGAAAGACATTTATTTGATGGCGACGCATGCGGTGTTTTCCGGTCCCGCTGTGGAACGGCTCAAGAAAACCAAGTTCAAGGAA from Candidatus Gracilibacteria bacterium encodes:
- a CDS encoding ribose-phosphate pyrophosphokinase — translated: MANAKNLRVFSGSSNPALAMAIAKALKLPLSKMQITRFACNEIYAKPEETVRGMDVFLVQTCTDNVNEDYMELFIMIDALKRSFAKTVHLVIPHFGYARQDRVASPREPISAKLMASLIAAAGADHVISIHFHSDQTQGFFPFPMDNLKTKRLFADYLKKKKLKNAVIVAPDAGAAKEAGRLASFLDMPLAVLTKERPKFNVAEVTSVVGDVEGKTCILLDDMVDTAGSVCAAHQALLKSGAKKDIYLMATHAVFSGPAVERLKKTKFKEVIVTDTIPVPKEKQFPGLTVLSVAPMLAKVIQCVHEDKSVTDALGRFILGPITLGFLLKKFCVSI
- a CDS encoding 1-deoxy-D-xylulose-5-phosphate synthase N-terminal domain-containing protein, which translates into the protein MNSRQKALRLEALELISRMGEGSSGRMLSSIDLIEGLYFGEENGRQIFKHDPRLPQWEERDYFVLSKIEALPGLHAVLKKAGYSLPEVLPFFPNRKVPGVEVTTEQHGYGLCMAVGMAQAIQIGRLNQHVFCLVGDYELDHGSAWEAIMVAAERKLDRLCLILDENSPNDILWQERFESFGWKVIKLRDAHDHDEIVYGIMKARLTLRKPTCIWAPTKKSAGVPFAERKVEYDDAVFSEMELQEIRTHLLGPLFMLLDIKLTQLGLKIKNLVILDLSFPTGKFPEFKKAYESRFIHLPGRTELALPFAGGLSAFGKIVLIYGMDSDDCELPDRTLNVKLVEEGPEGKWDILEEELKVFGPAVLLIPEED